The proteins below come from a single Carnobacterium viridans genomic window:
- a CDS encoding tyrosine-type recombinase/integrase, translating to MVKTVKTKHRNIYKYETKKGSKYQLRFNVTINGKKEEFSKGALNSIAEAKSLYNEWIYKIDNDLLEESQSIIKEYTLIEYYEKMKEFKLAASLWNKNTLETNDDRFNKVVEPFGAKKLSEITRIDYQKWVNNQYTEHDYSQATVEGYHRLFMSVLNDAVAEDYLDKNRLLKVNLKKQGYKPKKKIVNIEEYYTFIDTAENVLPKDTYTMVYLGSYGARRGEIYGIKLNAIHFFERDGVEIAQVDLFTSRTRKYKEGSKTKTEKGERIIIVDSYGTKLLRAQIKYAKKIKKNLKSILHQNDFIFIDSESGNPVHLQKMNEAMDIVTKKSGVKISPHMLRHLFASASDIVGVDGDSLRAFMGHEDEAMTKHYTHATKESAIKVMEQTSSILHPARI from the coding sequence ATGGTAAAAACAGTTAAAACAAAGCATCGAAACATTTACAAATATGAAACAAAAAAAGGCAGCAAATACCAGTTGCGGTTTAACGTAACGATTAATGGAAAAAAAGAAGAATTTTCAAAAGGTGCACTAAATAGCATTGCTGAAGCAAAATCCCTTTATAATGAATGGATATATAAAATTGATAATGATTTATTAGAAGAATCACAGTCCATAATTAAAGAGTACACTTTAATTGAATACTATGAAAAAATGAAAGAATTCAAACTAGCTGCATCACTTTGGAATAAGAATACATTGGAAACAAATGACGATAGATTCAATAAAGTGGTAGAGCCATTTGGGGCTAAAAAGCTGTCCGAAATCACAAGAATCGATTACCAAAAATGGGTTAATAATCAGTATACAGAACATGACTATAGTCAAGCAACTGTAGAAGGTTACCATAGATTATTTATGTCCGTTTTGAATGATGCTGTCGCTGAAGATTACCTGGATAAAAACAGACTACTCAAAGTTAACTTAAAAAAACAAGGCTACAAACCTAAGAAAAAGATTGTAAATATTGAAGAGTATTATACTTTTATAGATACTGCTGAGAATGTTCTTCCTAAAGACACTTATACAATGGTTTATCTAGGATCATATGGTGCTAGACGCGGAGAAATATACGGAATTAAATTGAATGCTATTCATTTCTTTGAAAGAGATGGTGTAGAAATTGCACAAGTAGACTTGTTTACTTCAAGAACTAGAAAGTATAAGGAAGGAAGTAAGACTAAAACCGAAAAAGGGGAACGGATAATTATTGTTGATTCTTACGGTACTAAATTATTGAGAGCTCAGATTAAGTATGCAAAAAAAATTAAAAAGAATTTAAAATCTATCTTACATCAAAATGATTTTATTTTTATTGATTCCGAATCAGGCAATCCTGTTCATTTACAAAAAATGAATGAAGCAATGGACATTGTAACAAAAAAATCAGGCGTTAAAATTTCACCTCATATGCTCCGTCATCTATTCGCTAGTGCCTCAGACATAGTTGGAGTTGATGGAGACTCATTGAGAGCGTTTATGGGCCACGAGGATGAAGCAATGACGAAACATTACACTCACGCTACTAAAGAATCAGCTATCAAAGTAATGGAACAAACTTCATCCATATTGCATCCGGCAAGGATTTAA